One part of the Vitis riparia cultivar Riparia Gloire de Montpellier isolate 1030 chromosome 8, EGFV_Vit.rip_1.0, whole genome shotgun sequence genome encodes these proteins:
- the LOC117921035 gene encoding DEAD-box ATP-dependent RNA helicase 57 isoform X3 has protein sequence MEKGTSFLFSGITFDKKKFAADFARFKEKKESDDLVESGKSEAEEGARPVKKRKRKATVADPVEGFNVFKTSKSSAQGIQQNDQEKSELSQAKKELNRQIERDALLRKKHNIHISGNNVPSPLENFSELSSRYGCESYLLHNLAELGFKEPTPIQRQAIPVLLSGRECFACAPTGSGKTLAFVCPMLMKLKHASKDGIRAVILCPTRELAAQTARESKKLAKGKKFYIKLLTKELLRSGDISKLPCDILISTPLRLRSAIRKKKLDLSRVEYLVLDESDKLFELGLVKQIDAVVKACSNPSIIRSLFSATLPDFVEELARTIMHDAVRVIIGRKNSASELIKQKLVFAGSEEGKLLALRQSFAESLNPPILLFVQSKERAKELYTELAFDDIRVDVIHADLSQSQRENAVDDFRAGKTWVLIATDVIARGMDFKGVNCVINYDFPDSPAAYIHRIATMNNCSWNDKR, from the exons ATGGAGAAAGGCACCTCTTTTCTGTTCTCCGGCATTACTTTCGACAAAAAGAAGTTCGCCGCCGATTTCGCCAGGTTTAAG gAGAAAAAAGAGAGTGATGATTTGGTTGAGAGTGGGAAATCTGAAGCAGAGGAGGGGGCAAGGCCTGTGAAGAAGAGGAAGCGGAAGGCAACGGTTGCGG ATCCTGTAGAAGGATTCAATGTCTTCAAGACTTCAAAATCATCCGCTCAAGGAATCCAGCAGAATGACCAGGAAAAAAGCGAACTTTCTCAAGCAAAGAAGGAACTCAATCGGCAAATTGAG AGGGATGCGCTTTTGCGGAAGAAGCATAACATTCATATTTCTGGAAATAATGTTCCATCTCCCTTGGAGAATTTTTCAGAGTTGAGCTCAAG ATATGGATGTGAATCATATTTATTGCACAACTTGGCGGAACTTGGATTTAAAGAGCCAACACCAATTCAAAGACAGGCTATTCCAGTACTACTATCT GGACGTGAATGCTTTGCTTGTGCTCCTACTGGATCTGGAAAAACCTTGGCTTTTGTGTGTCCAATGCTTATGAAACTTAAG CATGCATCAAAGGATGGCATCCGGGCTGTTATCCTTTGTCCTACAAGGGAGCTAGCTGCTCAGACAGCCAGAGAGTCCAAGAAATTGGCTAAAGGGAAGAAATTTTACATCAAGTTATTGACTAAagaacttttaagaagtggtgATATTTCAAAACTGCCTTGTGATATACTCATATCTACACCTCTGCGCCTGCGGTCTGCTATCCGCAAAAAAAAGCTCGATTTAAGCAG GGTTGAGTATCTTGTCCTGGATGAATCAGATAAACTGTTTGAGCTTGGCTTGGTGAAGCAGATTGATGCCGTGGTCAAAGCGTGCTCAAATCCCTCAATAATACGCTCATTGTTTAGTGCTACTTTACCTGATTTTGTTGAAGAGCTTGCTCGCACAATAATGCATGATGCTGTTCGAGTCATCATTGGCAGGAA GAATTCTGCTTCTGAACTTATAAAGCAAAAACTGGTGTTTGCTGGAAGTGAAGAAGGGAAGCTTCTTGCTCTTCGTCAAAGCTTTGCAGAG AGTTTGAATCCACCGATTCTTCTCTTTGTCCAAAGCAAGGAACGTGCAAAGGAGCTCTACACGGAACTGGCATTTGATGACATTAGAGTTGATGTTATCCATGCTGATTTGTCCCAATCACAG CGAGAAAATGCTGTGGATGACTTCAGAGCCGGGAAAACTTGGGTTTTGATTGCAACTGATGTTATTGCTCGTGGTATGGATTTCAAAGGCGTTAACTGTGTGATTAATTATGACTTTCCAGATTCTCCTGCTGCATATATTCACAGGATTG CAACCATGAACAACTGCTCTTGGAATGACAAAAGATAA
- the LOC117921035 gene encoding DEAD-box ATP-dependent RNA helicase 57 isoform X1 produces the protein MEKGTSFLFSGITFDKKKFAADFARFKEKKESDDLVESGKSEAEEGARPVKKRKRKATVADPVEGFNVFKTSKSSAQGIQQNDQEKSELSQAKKELNRQIERDALLRKKHNIHISGNNVPSPLENFSELSSRYGCESYLLHNLAELGFKEPTPIQRQAIPVLLSGRECFACAPTGSGKTLAFVCPMLMKLKHASKDGIRAVILCPTRELAAQTARESKKLAKGKKFYIKLLTKELLRSGDISKLPCDILISTPLRLRSAIRKKKLDLSRVEYLVLDESDKLFELGLVKQIDAVVKACSNPSIIRSLFSATLPDFVEELARTIMHDAVRVIIGRKNSASELIKQKLVFAGSEEGKLLALRQSFAESLNPPILLFVQSKERAKELYTELAFDDIRVDVIHADLSQSQRENAVDDFRAGKTWVLIATDVIARGMDFKGVNCVINYDFPDSPAAYIHRIGRSGRAGRTGEAITIYTEDDVPFLRNIANVMAASGCEVPSWIMALPKLKWKKHRPQRDSISTKPKDQKE, from the exons ATGGAGAAAGGCACCTCTTTTCTGTTCTCCGGCATTACTTTCGACAAAAAGAAGTTCGCCGCCGATTTCGCCAGGTTTAAG gAGAAAAAAGAGAGTGATGATTTGGTTGAGAGTGGGAAATCTGAAGCAGAGGAGGGGGCAAGGCCTGTGAAGAAGAGGAAGCGGAAGGCAACGGTTGCGG ATCCTGTAGAAGGATTCAATGTCTTCAAGACTTCAAAATCATCCGCTCAAGGAATCCAGCAGAATGACCAGGAAAAAAGCGAACTTTCTCAAGCAAAGAAGGAACTCAATCGGCAAATTGAG AGGGATGCGCTTTTGCGGAAGAAGCATAACATTCATATTTCTGGAAATAATGTTCCATCTCCCTTGGAGAATTTTTCAGAGTTGAGCTCAAG ATATGGATGTGAATCATATTTATTGCACAACTTGGCGGAACTTGGATTTAAAGAGCCAACACCAATTCAAAGACAGGCTATTCCAGTACTACTATCT GGACGTGAATGCTTTGCTTGTGCTCCTACTGGATCTGGAAAAACCTTGGCTTTTGTGTGTCCAATGCTTATGAAACTTAAG CATGCATCAAAGGATGGCATCCGGGCTGTTATCCTTTGTCCTACAAGGGAGCTAGCTGCTCAGACAGCCAGAGAGTCCAAGAAATTGGCTAAAGGGAAGAAATTTTACATCAAGTTATTGACTAAagaacttttaagaagtggtgATATTTCAAAACTGCCTTGTGATATACTCATATCTACACCTCTGCGCCTGCGGTCTGCTATCCGCAAAAAAAAGCTCGATTTAAGCAG GGTTGAGTATCTTGTCCTGGATGAATCAGATAAACTGTTTGAGCTTGGCTTGGTGAAGCAGATTGATGCCGTGGTCAAAGCGTGCTCAAATCCCTCAATAATACGCTCATTGTTTAGTGCTACTTTACCTGATTTTGTTGAAGAGCTTGCTCGCACAATAATGCATGATGCTGTTCGAGTCATCATTGGCAGGAA GAATTCTGCTTCTGAACTTATAAAGCAAAAACTGGTGTTTGCTGGAAGTGAAGAAGGGAAGCTTCTTGCTCTTCGTCAAAGCTTTGCAGAG AGTTTGAATCCACCGATTCTTCTCTTTGTCCAAAGCAAGGAACGTGCAAAGGAGCTCTACACGGAACTGGCATTTGATGACATTAGAGTTGATGTTATCCATGCTGATTTGTCCCAATCACAG CGAGAAAATGCTGTGGATGACTTCAGAGCCGGGAAAACTTGGGTTTTGATTGCAACTGATGTTATTGCTCGTGGTATGGATTTCAAAGGCGTTAACTGTGTGATTAATTATGACTTTCCAGATTCTCCTGCTGCATATATTCACAGGATTG gtCGTTCTGGCAGAGCAGGAAGGACAGGAGAGGCTATTACTATTTACACAGAAGATGATGTTCCATTTTTGCGGAACATAGCAAATGTGATGGCAGCTTCTGGCTGTGAGGTTCCGTCTTGGATTATGGCCTTGCCCAAACTGAAGTGGAAGAAGCATCGGCCCCAAAGAGATTCTATATCCACAAAGCCAAAAGATCAGAAAGAGTAA
- the LOC117919867 gene encoding beta-1,4-xylosyltransferase IRX9, translating to MGSSERSKKRVQLWKKAVVQFSLCFVMGFFMGFAPAGKASFFSSNAAALNQSQFSPQPVEMLHLSMTPNDGNGNRTLMAETPVEVPARSREVETAEGLQEGEDEPKLVPGRLLIIVTPAGSEDPSRGVLLRRLAYTLRLVPPPLLWIVVEAQTDSSEVSEILRKTGIMYRHLVSKENFTEPAAEMDHQRNLALSHIEHHKLSGIVHFAALSNVYDLRFFDEIRDIEVFGTWPMASLSANRNKVIMEGPVCDSSQVIGWHLKKMNNETETRSPLHISGFSFNSSILWDPERWGRPSSVQDNSQNSIKFVKEVALEDESKLKGIPQEDCSRILLWNLHIPVGTIPRYHQRLTPLDDSRR from the exons ATGGGGTCTTCAGAGAGATCAAAGAAAAGAGTTCAGTTATGGAAGAAAGCTGTTGTCCAATTTTCTCTCtgctttgttatgggtttcttcATGGGGTTTGCCCCAGCGGGTAAGGCCTCATTTTTTTCTAGCAATGCTGCTGCATTGAATCAATCACAGTTTTCCCCCCAACCAGTTGAGATGTTGCATCTTTCAATGACACCGAATGATGGGAATGGCAATAGGACTTTGATGGCTGAAACTCCAGTGGAAGTGCCGGCAAGGTCTAGAGAAGTGGAGACTGCAGAAGGCTTGCAGGAAGGAGAAGATGAGCCCAAGTTGGTTCCTGGAAGGCTTCTGATTATTGTTACTCCGGCAGGTTCGGAAGATCCTTCTCGGGGGGTTTTGCTGAGGAGGTTAGCTTATACTCTAAGATTGGTTCCTCCCCCACTGCTGTGGATTGTAGTGGAAGCACAGACAGATTCCTCTGAAGTTTCAGAAATACTTAGGAAAACTGGTATTATGTATAGGCATTTGGTTTCCAAGGAGAATTTCACCGAGCCAGCAGCTGAAATGGATCATCAGAGGAACCTTGCGCTCAGTCACATTGAGCACCATAAGCTGAGTGGGATCGTTCATTTTGCTGCTCTTTCCAATGTGTATGATCTCCGCTTCTTCGATGAGATTAGAGACATTGA GGTGTTTGGGACATGGCCAATGGCATCACTCTCAGCAAACAGGAACAAGGTGATCATGGAAGGACCCGTATGCGATTCTTCGCAAGTCATCGGATGGCAtctaaagaaaatgaacaatGAAACAGAAACAAGATCCCCACTTCATATTTCCGGCTTCTCATTCAACAGCTCTATTCTTTGGGATCCAGAAAGATGGGGTCGCCCTTCATCTGTTCAGGACAATTCACAG AATTCCATCAAATTCGTGAAAGAAGTGGCTCTTGAAGATGAGAGTAAATTGAAGGGTATACCACAAGAGGATTGCTCCAGGATATTGCTCTGGAATCTGCATATTCCAGTGGGGACGATACCAAGATATCATCAAAGACTAACTCCATTGGATGATAGTAGAAGATGA
- the LOC117921035 gene encoding DEAD-box ATP-dependent RNA helicase 57 isoform X2, with translation MEKGTSFLFSGITFDKKKFAADFARFKEKKESDDLVESGKSEAEEGARPVKKRKRKATVADPVEGFNVFKTSKSSAQGIQQNDQEKSELSQAKKELNRQIERDALLRKKHNIHISGNNVPSPLENFSELSSRYGCESYLLHNLAELGFKEPTPIQRQAIPVLLSGRECFACAPTGSGKTLAFVCPMLMKLKHASKDGIRAVILCPTRELAAQTARESKKLAKGKKFYIKLLTKELLRSGDISKLPCDILISTPLRLRSAIRKKKLDLSRVEYLVLDESDKLFELGLVKQIDAVVKACSNPSIIRSLFSATLPDFVEELARTIMHDAVRVIIGRKNSASELIKQKLVFAGSEEGKLLALRQSFAESLNPPILLFVQSKERAKELYTELAFDDIRVDVIHADLSQSQRENAVDDFRAGKTWVLIATDVIARGMDFKGVNCVINYDFPDSPAAYIHRIETEWQQMIVMHQFFKACNVTRLFISIYHCFSSNNMFPDVSSSCIKFCALYKILKNLTLSHCFNKITTEK, from the exons ATGGAGAAAGGCACCTCTTTTCTGTTCTCCGGCATTACTTTCGACAAAAAGAAGTTCGCCGCCGATTTCGCCAGGTTTAAG gAGAAAAAAGAGAGTGATGATTTGGTTGAGAGTGGGAAATCTGAAGCAGAGGAGGGGGCAAGGCCTGTGAAGAAGAGGAAGCGGAAGGCAACGGTTGCGG ATCCTGTAGAAGGATTCAATGTCTTCAAGACTTCAAAATCATCCGCTCAAGGAATCCAGCAGAATGACCAGGAAAAAAGCGAACTTTCTCAAGCAAAGAAGGAACTCAATCGGCAAATTGAG AGGGATGCGCTTTTGCGGAAGAAGCATAACATTCATATTTCTGGAAATAATGTTCCATCTCCCTTGGAGAATTTTTCAGAGTTGAGCTCAAG ATATGGATGTGAATCATATTTATTGCACAACTTGGCGGAACTTGGATTTAAAGAGCCAACACCAATTCAAAGACAGGCTATTCCAGTACTACTATCT GGACGTGAATGCTTTGCTTGTGCTCCTACTGGATCTGGAAAAACCTTGGCTTTTGTGTGTCCAATGCTTATGAAACTTAAG CATGCATCAAAGGATGGCATCCGGGCTGTTATCCTTTGTCCTACAAGGGAGCTAGCTGCTCAGACAGCCAGAGAGTCCAAGAAATTGGCTAAAGGGAAGAAATTTTACATCAAGTTATTGACTAAagaacttttaagaagtggtgATATTTCAAAACTGCCTTGTGATATACTCATATCTACACCTCTGCGCCTGCGGTCTGCTATCCGCAAAAAAAAGCTCGATTTAAGCAG GGTTGAGTATCTTGTCCTGGATGAATCAGATAAACTGTTTGAGCTTGGCTTGGTGAAGCAGATTGATGCCGTGGTCAAAGCGTGCTCAAATCCCTCAATAATACGCTCATTGTTTAGTGCTACTTTACCTGATTTTGTTGAAGAGCTTGCTCGCACAATAATGCATGATGCTGTTCGAGTCATCATTGGCAGGAA GAATTCTGCTTCTGAACTTATAAAGCAAAAACTGGTGTTTGCTGGAAGTGAAGAAGGGAAGCTTCTTGCTCTTCGTCAAAGCTTTGCAGAG AGTTTGAATCCACCGATTCTTCTCTTTGTCCAAAGCAAGGAACGTGCAAAGGAGCTCTACACGGAACTGGCATTTGATGACATTAGAGTTGATGTTATCCATGCTGATTTGTCCCAATCACAG CGAGAAAATGCTGTGGATGACTTCAGAGCCGGGAAAACTTGGGTTTTGATTGCAACTGATGTTATTGCTCGTGGTATGGATTTCAAAGGCGTTAACTGTGTGATTAATTATGACTTTCCAGATTCTCCTGCTGCATATATTCACAGGATTG AAACAGAATGGCAACAAATGATTGTAATGCACCAGTTCTTTAAAGCATGCAATGTAACAAGactttttatttcaatttaccATTGTTTTAGTTCAAATAATATGTTCCCAGATGTATCAAGTTCATGTATAAAATTCTGTGCACTttataaaattctcaaaaatttgaCACTTAGTCATTGcttcaataaaataacaacggaaaaataa
- the LOC117919866 gene encoding elongation factor 1-alpha-like: MGKEKVHINIVVIGHVDSGKSTTTGHLIYKLGGIDKRVIERFEKEAAEMNKRSFKYAWVLDKLKAERERGITIDIALWKFETTKYYCTVIDAPGHRDFIKNMITGTSQADCAVLIIDSTTGGFEAGISKDGQTREHALLAFTLGVRQMICCCNKMDATTPKYSKSRYDEIVKEVSSYLKKVGYNPDKIPFVPISGFEGDNMIERSTNLDWYKGPTLLEALDMIHEPKRPSDKPLRLPLQDVYKIGGIGTVPVGRVETGIIKPGMVVTFGPSGLTTEVKSVEMHHESLVEGLPGDNVGFNVKNVAVKDLKRGFVASNSKDDPAKEAANFTAQVIIMNHPGQIGNGYAPVLDCHTSHIAVKFAEITTKIDRRSGKELEKEPKFLKNGDAGFVKMIPTKPMVVETFSEYPPLGRFAVRDMRQTVAVGVIKSVEKKDPSGAKVTKSAAKKK, encoded by the exons atgggTAAGGAGAAGGTTCACATTAATATCGTGGTCATTGGTCATGTTGACTCTGGAAAGTCGACCACCACTGGTCATTTGATATACAAGCTTGGAGGTATTGACAAGCGTGTTATTGAGCGGTTTGAAAAAGAAGCCGCTGAAATGAATAAAAGATCATTCAAGTATGCTTGGGTCTTGGACAAGCTCAAGGCTGAGCGTGAGCGCGGTATTACCATTGATATTGCTTTGTGGAAGTTTGAGACCACTAAATATTACTGCACTGTCATTGATGCTCCTGGGCATCGTGACTTCATCAAGAACATGATCACTGGTACCTCACAGGCTGATTGTGCTGTGCTTATCATTGATTCTACCACTGGTGGTTTTGAAGCTGGTATTTCCAAGGATGGTCAGACCCGTGAGCATGCTTTGCTTGCCTTCACCCTTGGTGTCAGGCAAATGATCTGCTGTTGCAATAAG ATGGATGCGACAACACCGAAGTACTCCAAGTCCAGGTATGATGAAATTGTGAAGGAAGTTTCTTCCTATCTTAAGAAGGTCGGTTACAACCCTGATAAGATCCCCTTTGTTCCAATCTCTGGATTTGAGGGTGACAACATGATTGAACGGTCAACAAACCTTGACTGGTACAAGGGCCCTACCCTCCTTGAGGCTCTTGACATGATTCACGAGCCCAAGAGGCCCTCGGACAAGCCTCTTCGTCTCCCACTACAGGACGTTTACAAGATTGGTGGCATTGGCACTGTTCCTGTTGGTCGTGTTGAAACTGGTATTATTAAACCCGGTATGGTTGTCACCTTTGGGCCAAGTGGACTCACTACTGAAGTCAAGTCAGTTGAAATGCACCATGAGTCTTTGGTAGAGGGTCTGCCTGGTGACAATGTTGGTTTCAATGTGAAGAATGTTGCTGTCAAGGATCTAAAACGTGGCTTTGTTGCATCTAACTCCAAAGACGATCCTGCAAAGGAAGCTGCCAACTTCACAGCCCAGGTGATTATCATGAACCATCCTGGCCAAATTGGAAATGGTTATGCCCCAGTCCTTGACTGCCACACCTCCCACATTGCGGTGAAGTTTGCTGAGATTACAACCAAGATTGACAGGCGGTCTGGCAAGGAGCTTGAGAAGGAGCCCAAGTTCTTGAAGAATGGTGATGCTGGATTTGTTAAGATGATTCCAACCAAGCCCATGGTTGTGGAAACTTTCTCCGAGTACCCTCCACTTGGCCGTTTTGCTGTTAGGGACATGCGTCAAACTGTTGCTGTCGGTGTTATCAAGAGTGTTGAGAAGAAGGATCCAAGTGGTGCCAAGGTTACCAAGTCCGCTGCCAAGAAGAAATGA
- the LOC117919920 gene encoding pentatricopeptide repeat-containing protein At3g53360, mitochondrial, whose protein sequence is MIKALRPQVGFATNNVKETVLSKLRAEQSSNEYITSLCKQKLFNEAIKAFEFLQKKTGFCLTLSTYAYLISACSYLRSLEHGRKIHDHMLKSKSHPDLTLQNHILNMYGKCGSLKDAQKVFDAMPERNVVSWTSVIAGYSQNGQGGNALEFYFQMLQSGVMPDQFTFGSIIKACSSLGDIVLGRQLHAQVLKSEFGAHIIAQNALISMYTKSNLIIDALDVFSRMATRDLISWGSMIAGFSQLGYELEALCYFKEMLHQGVYLPNEFIFGSVFSACSSLLQPEYGRQLHGMSIKFGLGRDVFAGCSLCDMYAKCGLLSCARVVFYQIGRPDLVAWNAIIAGFAYGGDAKEAIAFFSQMRHQGLIPDEITVRSLLCACTSPSELHQGMQVHGYINKMGLDLDVPVCNTLLTMYAKCSELRDAIFFFEEMRCNADLVSWNAILTACMRHDQAEEVFRLLKLMCISQHRPDYITLTNVLGASAETVSIEIGNQVHCYALKSGLNCDISVTNGLIDLYAKCGSLKTARKIFDSMINPDVVSWSSLILGYAQFGYGEEALKLFKTMRRLDVKPNHVTFVGVLTACSHVGLVEEGWQLYGTMEKEFGIAPTREHCSCMVDLLARAGCLNEAEGFIHQMPFDPDIVVWKTLLAACKTHGNVDVGKRAAENILKIDPSNSAAHVLLCNIYASKGNWEDVARLRSLMKQRCVRKVPGQSWIEVKDRIHVFFVEDSLHPERNKIYTMLEELLLQMLEAGYVPFQK, encoded by the coding sequence ATGATAAAAGCCTTAAGACCCCAGGTGGGATTTGCTACTAATAATGTTAAAGAAACTGTTTTATCAAAGCTCAGAGCTGAACAGTCGAGCAACGAATACATAACCTCCCTCTGCAAGCAAAAGCTTTTCAATGAAGCTATCAAGGCATTTGAGTTCTTGCAAAAGAAAACGGGTTTTTGTTTAACACTTAGTACTTATGCCTATTTGATCTCTGCCTGCTCTTATCTGAGATCTCTGGAACATGGTCGAAAAATTCATGACCATATGCTGAAATCCAAGTCTCATCCAGATTTAACTCTTCAGAATCATATCCTTAACATGTATGGGAAATGTGGGTCGTTGAAGGATGCTCAGAAGGTGTTTGATGCCATGCCTGAGAGGAATGTAGTGTCGTGGACCTCGGTCATTGCTGGGTACTCTCAAAATGGTCAGGGGGGTAATGCACTGGAGTTTTACTTTCAAATGCTGCAGTCAGGCGTTATGCCGGACCAGTTCACGTTTGGAAGCATAATAAAAGCTTGTTCGAGCTTGGGTGATATTGTGTTAGGGAGGCAGCTGCATGCCCAGGTCCTAAAATCAGAATTTGGTGCCCACATCATTGCACAGAATGCTCTTATTTCAATGTACACAAAGTCTAACCTGATTATTGATGCGTTGGATGTGTTTTCTCGGATGGCAACAAGGGACCTGATCTCATGGGGTTCAATGATTGCAGGGTTTTCGCAACTTGGTTATGAGTTAGAAGCATTATGCTATTTTAAAGAAATGCTCCATCAGGGTGTTTACCTGCCCAATGAGTTTATATTTGGCAGTGTTTTTAGTGCTTGTAGTAGTCTCTTACAACCTGAATACGGAAGGCAGCTGCATGGAATGAGTATAAAATTTGGGCTTGGGAGGGATGTTTTTGCTGGATGCTCACTTTGTGACATGTATGCAAAATGTGGTTTGTTAAGTTGTGCAAGAGTAGTCTTTTATCAGATAGGAAGGCCAGATTTAGTTGCCTGGAATGCTATCATTGCAGGGTTTGCTTATGGTGGTGATGCTAAGGAAGCCATAGCGTTTTTTTCTCAGATGAGGCATCAGGGATTGATCCCAGATGAGATCACTGTTCGTTCCTTACTTTGTGCTTGCACAAGCCCTTCAGAACTTCATCAAGGTATGCAGGTTCAtggatatattaataaaatgggTCTTGATTTAGATGTTCCAGTGTGCAACACTTTACTGACCATGTATGCAAAGTGTTCAGAGCTCCGTGatgcaatttttttctttgaagagATGAGATGTAATGCGGATTTAGTTTCTTGGAATGCAATTCTTACAGCATGCATGCGTCATGACCAGGCTGAAGAGGTTTTCAGATTATTAAAACTAATGTGTATTTCTCAACATAGGCCTGATTATATCACTTTAACTAATGTATTGGGGGCTTCAGCAGAAACTGTTTCTATAGAAATAGGGAATCAAGTACATTGCTATGCTTTGAAAAGTGGGCTTAATTGTGATATTTCTGTCACAAATGGGCTGATTGACCTGTATGCAAAatgtggatcccttaaaactgCTCGTAAGATCTTTGATTCAATGATAAATCCTGATGTTGTGTCATGGAGTAGTTTAATTTTGGGGTATGCTCAGTTTGGATATGGAGAGGAAGCTCTCAAACTCTTTAAAACAATGAGAAGGCTGGATGTTAAGCCAAACCATGTGACATTTGTTGGGGTTCTTACCGCATGCAGTCATGTTGGACTGGTGGAAGAAGGGTGGCAATTGTATGGAACCATGGAAAAGGAGTTTGGTATTGCACCAACCAGAGAGCATTGTTCTTGTATGGTCGACTTGCTTGCTCGTGCTGGATGCTTAAATGAAGCAGAGGGTTTCATTCATCAAATGCCATTTGATCCAGACATTGTGGTGTGGAAGACACTACTTGCTGCCTGTAAGACTCATGGGAATGTTGATGTTGGAAAGCGGGCTGCAGAGAATATTCTGAAAATTGATCCTTCCAATTCTGCTGCACATGTGTTACTCTGCAACATATATGCTTCTAAAGGAAATTGGGAAGATGTTGCCAGATTGAGGAGCTTGATGAAACAAAGATGTGTCAGGAAAGTTCCAGGTCAGAGCTGGATTGAGGTTAAGGATAGGATCCATGTTTTCTTTGTGGAAGACAGTTTGCATccagaaagaaataaaatatacacAATGCTAGAGGAGTTGTTGTTGCAGATGCTGGAAGCTGGTTATGTTCCATTTCAGAAATAG